From the genome of Solanum lycopersicum chromosome 12, SLM_r2.1:
CCCGTAAACTTCCCGGCCACCATGTCTCCGCCATCCACCGCCGTTGTCTACGACAAATACGGCCCTCCCGACACCGTCACAAGGTTCGTTCTACATTCATAATGTCCTGTCAAaagattatattttatatatacagttaaatttttttttatgtatatatagtatatgtttgtttaaattttttttatatatatattttgaatttcgtCAGTGAAAATTCTAATTCCGACAGGATTGCTAATATTCCACCGGTGGTGCTGAATGCAAACGAAGTGTGCGTGAAAATGCTTGCAGCTCCCATCAATCCTGCTGATATCAACAGAATAGAGGGTTTAattaaattctcttttttttaatatatatatatatgtatatgagtttttttaaaaaaattgaatgagaaaaataatattttttaaaactaatagtTGATATAGTAATTACTAGGTTgtagttttaattaatttcaataaaggaaaaaaatttgatttcttCGACGATAAATTACGTTATATGAAGTTGTGTTtggatataattttttctaaagaatatttgaaataatattcaaaGTTGAATGTACAAAAGTAcaataaaaagtgaaaaatgagtTAAGCATTTGTTGATGCGTGAATAAACTAGCTATTTCGAATATTATGATTAAAGATTTCgaagtatttttaatttttttttttgttgttgttgttttgggtggggtggggggagTGGGGATTTATGAAATtgtgtttagttattttaattatttttttcctatttagaATAATCTTCAAGAAATAgaacataaaaagtaaaaaatgtgtCTAGAAAACATATTATAGGAGTTTTCCAATTTTAGAATACAATTTCAAGTTAAATATCGAACTTCTATAATCGTCAAAAAAAAAAGCTTAAAAATTTgtgaataatttttataatcgagttcttaaattttattaatatttgcaTATCAGGAGTGTATCTAGTATTGCCACCGACCCCTGCCATTGGTGGATGGGAAGGTGTTGGAGAAATACATTCTGTAGGCTCTGCTGTTGTGGCTCTTTCCCCTGGAGATTTGGTAATACATGCAGCTTATCTTTCGGGTAATTATTCAAATTATAGCTATATTTTCGTTTTTCATATCGATTTTTTTGTCAAATCGTTTTTAGTTAGTTTACTATTTACCGTTTCCCAGTTTTACtatgttaaaaataacttttaacgaAAATAAATGTGAATGTTGACAAAGAGTGTTAAAGCTTTACTGATTGTCATTAGACTAAATGTCGCTATAGGctttaagggacattttacaGAGAGTGTTTAGTtgtcgctaaaaatacatattcagCGATAATAAAgttattatcattaattaattgttgttaaataCAGGTACAACCCAAAAAAACTTCCTCCATCTTTTATATTGATGAAAGCGCtagatacataaaaaaaattctaattttccTTTACAAAAGTATTCGTAAAATTCAAATTCTGAATTCGGAGttttatgtgtatgtgttcCAGGGACATGGCAAACATATGTGGTAGAAGATCAAAGTTTATGGTACAAAATAGACAAAAACACTCCAATTGAATATGCTGCCACTATTTCTGTTAATCCATTGAGTGCCTTGAGAATGCTTGAGGATTTTGTGGCTTTAAAATCAggtttattatttaaatttcaaaattaaaaatatgtttaattacttttattttgatttaaaaattaattagtgtTTTCAATTAAACAGGGGACACAATTGTTCAAAATGGAGCTACAAGCATAGTAGGGCAATGTGTTATTCAATTAGCTCGAATTCGTGGAATTCATAGCATTAATATCATAAGAGATAAACCTGATTCtgataaaattaaggaaaaattaatcaaacttGGAGCTACTAAAGTATTTACTGAAAGTGAACTCGAAGTCAAAGATGTCAAAAAACTCCTggtatgaatttaaaatttttatatacgaataatataatatttttttaaatatattgtaaCGATCGATCGATGATGTGTTGTAGGGTGATATACCTAAACCTAGTTTGGGTTTGAATTGTATTGGTGGAAATGCAGCTAATATGGTGGTAAAATTCTTAaagtgagatttttttttaaaaaaaaattatgtttttcaaagttgaagtttTTACTTTTggttaaatattgaaaatatacaaattttttttatttttaaggcaAGGTGGCACTATGGTTACATATGGAGGGATGTCAAAGAAGCCAATTACTGTATCTACTACACATTTTATATTCAAGGTTAGTTTTCAAATGATCAATcatgaaatttaaatactaaGTAATTCTTTGGATCGGTTATCGAgaatatatttctattttataagatacgaataaattttatatacgttttattttttccaaatttgacCATTGTAGTTCGTTGAATATGTTGTTATATATACTGAattgtcttctttttttaaaaaggatatTTCATTGAAAGGATTTCTGTTACGAGAAAAGAATTTAGATGAAGCACAATATAAGTGTTCGATTGATCATCTATTGGCCCTCGTTCGTGCTGGGATATTGCAATATGAGTAAAATTTCTTACTCTCTCGATCGATTAAttctttatgaatttatatataattttactaaaaaaaaaaaagttattttgaatataaaatgaacaatgcagcaatattgattatttttggaaaaaaattaatacaggATGGAGATGGTGCCTTTTAAAGATTTTCATATAGCTCTTGAAAAGGCAATGGGAAAACAAGGAAGTCAGAGGAAACAAAttctaacattttaaaataaaatagcttCAATTATTGTTTGATGTGTATTGTTTCAATTTTATCGGATATTCTCGAAGGGACTAATTATTGTTAGACTATATTTCACGATGTTTATGATAAACgtgattattaaaaaatatataaataatttgtaacaATGAGAAAACAAATTTTCCCCTGAGCTTGGggatatatttttcaagttgaattttgtCAATTAGTTTCTCTcttcatcatttaattttacGCATATAGTAAATTcttctaatttaatatttaaaatttgatatcagatataatattagaataattattattgttaatatagAAAAGACTCATATACATTATTAAACTTTCAGAAAAAATTCATTATGTTAATTGttatataaatagtataaattcattattttactatttacgtttgaaaaaaaaaaattcatttatgatattatttgttaACTTAAGCCAAATCCACTTTACAAAACTATTTTTTACACATGATCAATTATGAAAAATCGTTTTTTGCTATGTGGTTAATTATGGTTTTCACATTCAACGTTAGTAATacaatatatcataatttgTTTTTACTTCCAAAAAACTTGTTTTGAGGTTATATGGATGCTCCCTTcgctttaaaaaaaattgacctagtttgacttgaaacgaagtttgagaaaataaagaagactttttaatcttatgattgtaaattaaagttatgtcaaaagTATCGAAATGCCTTTTATTCTGATGGTCTTAGACATatcacgtgaaaagttaaaattaaagtacTACCAGAAAAGAAAAAcgatcattctttttaaaacatattaaaaaggaaatatgttcgtttttttttttaaacggaggaaGTAATAAATTGGGACCACAATATGGGCCTTACGTAAGGACATCGAAATATTAACTCAAAGAAAAATTAGTGTATTTATTAGTTCAACTCATTTATTAGCCTTAGTCAAGCTTCTCAATACTATATGTAAAGTGGGAGCGATACGGTGATGATAAAGGAGATCTCGGAGAAGGCGATGGGTTTGGTCATGCTGGTGTGGGAAAAATAAAGTTGATttgcatttaaaaaataaattatattattaaatgagTCGAGtcgaattaaaattaaataattttaattaatttggagTTTTCTTATCTagagagaaatatatttttaaatttatttgtaataggaataaaaatatcttaaaattaaaatcaatcgATGAAATAAAGTTAAAAGGATATTTTTGTTCCTAATCGCAATAAATTATGGTAGgcgaagaaaaaagggaaatggAAAAGCATACTACAACACGAGTATCACGAGGCATTAAAGATGTGGACGTGATATCAATTATATTTGTACAAAACACCATTTTTAAAATCCAGTACTTTTCACATGTGATTTCTTTGTATTAATAACAATTACAAcaagacaaaataaaaaaagtcgCATCTTATCGTTTAGTATAATTTACATTTTCTATATAACTTGTAGGTTATTATTAAATAGTGAATATTTGAAAGAACAGAAAATATGACAAAGGTTATAAAAAGGGcgagttatatcaaagttctaaaaagaaaaggaattaattagtatattatttatatttagttgATCATGTTTTTATCTAaaacaaactataaaaataagtttacTTTGATTATTTATTCTACTCTTTATTAGGATAAACGTTGAAAACGTTATTGAActgatattttatttgttttttttgagttgtttttgTTAGAGAGCACGTTATTTTTATGTGGGATTTTCTGACGCGAATCGTAATTAACAACAGGTGAGAaaccaaaaggaaaaaattgtgGGATGTTGATCGATATTCCATCGTCGGATAACTACATTATGTATtagttagaataaaaataatttttatcatatatgtatatatatatatatatatatatatattacaagcgaacactttttaacttttgcataattttacttctttatattttgtcacaccttaaataaaattatcgatAAATTTCAAGTATTACACCTTAAGATGAACGGATCTTCAAAAAAATAACGTGTAAAAAAATCGTTGAAAAAGATATATTGGGGAAGATATATTTCAATAATGGAATCAATCAAGACGGAGTCAACATATTATCAAGGGTTTCGAACTCTCTTcgatgaaaaatattattaattatatatggttaaaatcattttataagTAAATACAGACCTCGATGTTGATGAATGGGTCATCCGAACTCCttcgataaaaaattatattatacatttaaatttaaagtgtttttgagaaattttatctatatattaatttaaaccTCTTACTTAAATATAATACTAAAGattgatttaattattgaaGGGTTCAAGACTTAACttgaggtttcaacttcaaatctaagatatttattttttatattttactaaatatcaattaataaaaataatatgctaaaataatgtattttcaCAATAAATGTATCACATccaaatttgataaataaattatggtaggtgaagaaaaaagggaaataaaaaaGTGTACTACAAAGTATCAATCAATCACAGTAGGTGagaaatcaaaaagaaaatgttgTGGGACGTTGATCGGTATTCTATCGTCGGATAATTACATTAttacatattaattaaaataaaaataattttaattatatatattatatgagtactttttgatttttatataaatgtttaaataaaaattatcgctaaatttcaaatattacaCCTTAAGTTGAACTATGTATTTTCAATAATGCAATCAATACGGGGCCAATCCAGCATATTGTCAGGGTTtcgaaatattattatttatatatgattaaaattatattataaatatatatagcaGATATCAAAtctcatttaattagtttttgtattaaaatacaAAGAAAGCGAATGAACAACggaaattttagaaaatgaataaaataaggtTATCGAATTATTCTAAATGGAATGGggttattgaattaaaataaggaatacattttttttaaagattagataattttagtcaattttcaaaattagcgataaatttaataaaatcaataataaaaaaagtaaaaataattttattttaatagtaaaaataaaatcaaaccttTTCCCAAAACTCGAAAACGTTTGATACAAAGAATCAAATAAcatgtgaattttattttttaaatgtcaaAGTTGAGGTGATGggaataaattgttttttttcaatGGGCCATACGTAAGGACATGTACGTGTCGAAACATTAAAACTCAAAGAAAAATAGATgcatttattatttcaattcaTTTATTAGGGAGACTCAACCTACTCACGATTCACGTGGGATGGTTGTTActcattattttatatcatattgtattatactttatatttctttattttattttatgtgatattttttattttttaaatatcaaatagtGTAATTTTGATTAGATATTtacatatgaaatttttaatcttttaaaaataaaatttatgtatttataaactacgtaaagagtactataagtcacaaaataattttaaatgttaaaagaatatatGAAAAACTTACGGTCAGAGATAGACTTGTTTGAATCTCGAAATGGGAAAAGTGCCACATGAAATGGGACGGATGGAGTAGTATTTTATcgtattttttttgtgttatataATGTCGTACATTCATAATTTGAGCGATAAATCTATAAGAAAAGTAAGGTACGGAGTAGAGCTATGATGAAATGGTAGGATAAAAGATGAAATATGATTATTGaataagaaataaagataaaatgagaagaaaatattaaggtAACAATGCGATCACACCAAATCAGTTGTTACAAAAAATGCGTCTTTTCTTTGTTAACtaacgatacaatacaatagaatttaagtaaaaattgaaaacaaagATTGTATTTTAACTAACGATACAAATACAATACAACGGTTTACAACCATCTAAACAAGATGTCAATGTTGGAAAATATTGAAACACTATATATTATACAGTAACATCTTACTAAATTAATACTCGATTAATTAATAACTTCTCTAAGATAATAATTTCTcgaaaaaagtttcaaaatgtcaatattttgatatttaatggGTTTTCTTAGgcacactttcaatatttatctTAGATGTCAatgttttagtttgttatgtatttgatttatgaatatAGTTCGAGATACATCTTCTCTGATCTCTCTTTCTCCTTCGTCTTCTATgggtttttttttccaatttttttcacCAAATTCAAATCTGAATCTGTATTAACTTATGCATTATTAACCCTATaagcaaaatttaaaattattaaatatgaatatatataaaaaaatcaaacaatatattatgtatgaattgtTATGTAGATTATTACAACTTACAATCTActaaatttcaaatatgaaaacaaaatcacaaaaaagaataatcgtgtttaaaatactaaaaattcaaaatgcataaatattttatgagtATGTTAACAAACTcacataaatatagaaaaaatgacaaaaaatccGT
Proteins encoded in this window:
- the LOC101247598 gene encoding enoyl-[acyl-carrier-protein] reductase, mitochondrial-like; this translates as MLSQHSHLVVPKQISPVNFPATMSPPSTAVVYDKYGPPDTVTRIANIPPVVLNANEVCVKMLAAPINPADINRIEGVYLVLPPTPAIGGWEGVGEIHSVGSAVVALSPGDLVIHAAYLSGTWQTYVVEDQSLWYKIDKNTPIEYAATISVNPLSALRMLEDFVALKSGDTIVQNGATSIVGQCVIQLARIRGIHSINIIRDKPDSDKIKEKLIKLGATKVFTESELEVKDVKKLLGDIPKPSLGLNCIGGNAANMVVKFLKQGGTMVTYGGMSKKPITVSTTHFIFKDISLKGFLLREKNLDEAQYKCSIDHLLALVRAGILQYEMEMVPFKDFHIALEKAMGKQGSQRKQILTF